GGACGGCGTTGCCCTCGGGTTCGACGGCGACGACGTCCATCTCGGGAAACTCCTCGCGGAGGCGTCGCCCGATGCCCGAGAGGGTGCCGCCGGTGCCGACGCCCGCGACGAGGGCGTCGACGGTTCGGCCCTCTATCTGTTCGAGAATCTCCTCTGCGGTGGTTCGGTAGTGCGCCCGCGGGTTCGCGGGGTTCTCGAACTGCCGGAGTTGGGTCATCCCCTCGGCCTCCAGTTCGTCGGCGCGGTCTTTCGCCGCGGAGATGTCGCCGTCCACGAGTTCGATCTCCGCGCCGTACGCCCGCATGATTTCGCGTCGCTCCGGCGACTTCGAGGCGGGCATCACGATAGTCACGTCGTAGCCTTTGCTCGCGGCGGCCATCGACAGTCCGATTCCGGTGTTCCCGCTCGTCGGTTCGACCAGTTCGTCGCCCGGCGAAATGAGTCCCTCCCGTTCGGCTGCCTCTATCATCCCCAGCGCCGGTCGGTCCTTCGCGGACCCGCCGGGGTTCTTCGACTCTATCTTCGCCGCAACGAGCGCCCCCGGCGGCGACGAAACTCGGACCAACGGCGACCCGATGGTCTCGAGGATACTCGCATCCATCACCGACTCGTAGGCGACTCGGACCGAAAACGGTGGCGGACCCGGGCAAGACGCGCCGGATTCGGCGACGCGCGTAGGCGGAGGCGGCGGCGCGGAGGCGGAACATCGGCGAGGGGAATCCGTCGCGGACCGCTCGGATTAAACCCCTCGACCCGGTATCGTGTGACATGGCCGACGCC
This genomic window from Halopelagius inordinatus contains:
- a CDS encoding PLP-dependent cysteine synthase family protein, with amino-acid sequence MDASILETIGSPLVRVSSPPGALVAAKIESKNPGGSAKDRPALGMIEAAEREGLISPGDELVEPTSGNTGIGLSMAAASKGYDVTIVMPASKSPERREIMRAYGAEIELVDGDISAAKDRADELEAEGMTQLRQFENPANPRAHYRTTAEEILEQIEGRTVDALVAGVGTGGTLSGIGRRLREEFPEMDVVAVEPEGNAVLSTGKSGPDDFQGMGPGFVSPNLDRDIVDEIEVVSLGAAEEECRRLAREEGILVGQSSGASNLAARRVADRLADPATDRESDADGYVVTEGPADASAESLPDEDCPLVVTVFWDSGERYMSTGMFD